The DNA sequence CGGTTGTCATCCTGAGCGAAGTCCGCAAAGCGGACGCAGTCGAAGGACCTCTCTCCGTGCGCCGGGAAAGAGGTCCTTCGACTGCGCACCCCTGCGGGGTGCTTCGCTCAGGATGACAATACCCCCTCACCCCTTACCGCCGTTCGCAGTTCGCCGTTCGCCCTTGCTACTCCTTCCCCCACTTGATCCTGTTGTACGCCACCCGAAATCCCTGCCGCTCGGCGTTCCGCTGGGAGGTGCTCCCCGGTTCCGCCGCCATCATCGCGAGGTCGCAGCCGGCACGCGCCGCATGGTGCAACCTCGCCCCCAACAACGCAGCCTGCGCCCCGCGCCCTCGCCACGCGGGAATGGTCGCGGCACCCGCGAGCAGCGCCGTTCCGTGATGGAGATTCATCGCGGCGGCCGCGATCGGCTCGCCATCCCACTCGGCCAGGAAGGCCACGCACCCCGCGGCCGTCGCGGCGACACGGCCGAATGCCAACATGAACGCCGCCAGCTCCGGCGTCTCCCCCCACCCCGCCGCCGAGGTGGCAGCCCACCGATCGACCTCATCCGCAGCGATGGCGCGAACTCGCAGTGAGGGCGGCAGTGCCGCAGGCGGCGCGTCGACCACGGGCTGGCACAGCACCGTCGAGAGTTCGATCGGTCGATAGCCGCGCGCGGCAAGTGGTGCCAGGGCCGCGTTCCCCGCCAGTACTGACATCTCGTGCTGCGACGCGGCACCCCGCGCATCGAAGAACTGCTCCAGCGCCGCGAGATGCGCGTCGGTCACCTCGCCGAAGACGCCCAACCCGAAGCTCTGCGTGAGAGGCGATCCGACCCCGTCGAACATCGCGTAGGTACCTTCGAAGTCCTGCCAGGCCGCACCAACCTCGGGCATCAATCGCGCACGCGCCTCGACGAAGGCGGCGTTAGAGCGGGCCTCGGTGCGTTCGAGGCGTTGGGCAAGGGTAAGGTCGGAAGTCATAGGTCTCTTCAGCCGCGCATGTCAATGCGCGGCGAGGGGTGGTGAGTAGTCGTCCAGCATTCGACCATCGATCATCGATCATCCACCATCACGGCCTGGCGGCCGCCGCGCATTGACATGCGCGGTTGAAGACGTCGTCATCACATGCACCGGCAGCCCGCCGTTCGTCGTCCGCAGCACTTCCCGAAGCGGAAAGCCGAGTTGTCCCTCGAGCATCCGGTCGGCGCTGATCATCGCCAGATGCCACTGCGGCCGCCGCTGGGTGACCAGATGGCCGAGCGAGGCGTAGAGATCGCGGAGCGCCGTGCGCTCGCCGATGCGCGTCCCGTACGGTGGATTGGTGACGATCCATCCGGTGCCATCGTCGTGCGGCAAGCGCGACAGCGTGCCGCGCACGAACTCGACGTCGCCCGCGACACCCGCCCGCTCGGCGTTCTCCATCGAGGCAGTGATCGCCCCGGCATCACGGTCGGTGCCGACGAGGGGGACCGTCACGCGTGGCAGCTCCTGCGCCGCAGCGCGCGCCCGCGCCGCCGGCCACGTCGCCTCGGCGATCCCCGGCCAGGCCTCCGCCGCAAATCGGCGGGCGCGCCCAGGCGCCATCCGCCGTGCCATCAACGCCGCCTCGATGATGATCGTTCCCGAGCCGCACATCGGATCGAGCAGCGGCTCGGTCGGCGTCCATCCGGAGGCAAGCAGCAGCGTGGCCGCCAGCGTCTCGCGCATCGGAGCCTTGGCGACTGCCTGCCGCCACCCGCGACGATGGAGCAACCCGCCCGCGGCATCGGCCGAGAGCGTCACCACGTCGCGATGCACCCGCACCACGATCCGCAGCACCGGCGGCACCTTCGTCACGTCGTCCTCAAGCGCCTCGGCCGTGGACGGCGCACGGACCGTGGTCAGTCCTGACACCGCCGCGAAGAGACTCCGCTCCAGGCGCTCCGCGATGCCGTCCTCATGGTAGAGCTTCGATTTCTTCGAGGTGACCCGGAAGTGGACCGCCGTGCCCGGTGGAATCACCGAGGCCCAGTCGACGCCCTTCCCGTGCCGCTCCAGCTCGGCAAACGACTTGGCCGTGAAGCTGGCGAGCCGCACCGTCACCCGGACCGCCGTCCGGAGCCAGAGCAGCGCGTCGGCCAACTGGGCCGCCGTGGCCTCGAACGGCACGCCGCCAGGCTCCCCCTCGCCCGGCTCGATACCGAGCGCGCGCAGTTCCGCCGCCGCGAGCAGCTCGGCGCCTGGCGCCGTGACGGCCCAGCAGGGAAGGATGGCAGGAAGCGGCATGGGGAGAAGGTAACGTGACGGGGGATGGAGATGGGGGTATTTTTGAGATTGGCAGGGATGATCGATCATCGATGATCGATCATCGATCATCCTGCTCCGATCTGTCCCTACACCAGGATCCGCCCGTGTCCGCACCCGTCTCCGCCTTCCTCCGCCACCACTATCGCCACTTCAACGCGGCCGCGCTGATCGATGCGTCCACCGCGTACACGGCGCACCTGGACGGCGGCGGCATCATGATGATCACGATGGCCGGGGCGATGAGCACCGCGGAGCTCGGCCTCTCGCTCGCCGAGATGATCCGGCAGGGGAAGGTGCAGGCGATCACCTGCACCGGCGCGAATCTCGAGGAGGACATCTTCAACCTCGTCGCGCACGACTTCTACGAGCGGGTGCCGCACTACCGCGACCTCACCCCGGCCGACGAAGAGGCCCTGCTCGCCCGGCACATGAACCGCGTCACCGACACCTGCATCCCCGAGATGGAGGCGATGCGTCGGCTCGAGACCGCGGTGCTCGAGGAGTGGGTCGCCGCCGACCAGGCCGGCGAGCGCTACTTCCCGCATGAGTTCTTCTACCGGGTGCTGCGGAGTGGCAAGCTCGAGAAGTACTATCAGATCGATCCGAAGAATTCGTGGATGCTCGCCGCGTGCGAGAAGAACCTGCCGATCTTCGTCCCCGGCTGGGAAGACTCCACCCTCGGCAACATGTTCACCGGCCACGTGATCTCGGGCGACGTCAAGAACGTCCACACCGTGCGCACCGGCATCGAGTACATGATGCGCCTCGCCGAGTGGTACATGGCGAACAGCCACGTCCCCGGCGGCATCGGCTTCTTCCAGATCGGTGGCGGCATCGCCGGTGACTTCCCCATCTGCGTCGTCCCGATGCTGCACCAGGACCTGCAGCGCGAGGACATCCCGGTCTGGGGCTACTTCTGCCAGATCTCCGACAGCACCACCAGCTACGGCTCCTACTCCGGCGCCGTCCCCAACGAGAAGATCACCTGGGGCAAGCTGCGCGCCGACACGCCGAAGTTCATCATCGAGAGCGACGCGAGCATCGTGGCGCCGTTGATGTTTGCGTTGGTGCTGGGCTGGTAACAACGGATGATCGATGATCGATGAGCGTCCATCGATTGGCCAGGGCGATCATGGATGACGTGCCTCGACCATCGATCATCGACCATCGATCATCGATCATCCTGCAGTTCGCTTGCCGCGTCGACCCTGTACCCCACCTCCCGCAACTTCTCGAAATCCGCCGTCATCCCGTCGGCGGCGATCTGCCCGGCGCGCAGCTTCATCAGGTCGAGCCGCAGCGTCTCGAGCCCCATGACGGCGTCGACGCTGTGCGGATCGGCGCGATCAAGCGCGCGCGCTGCCAGGCGGTCAATCAGATCGGGAACCTCGGCGAGCAGCTTCTGCTCGCCCGGCGGCAGCGCCGCGTAGAGCCCGTGGATCGCGCCGCCGAGCGCGATCGCGGTCGGCTCGCCCGAGGTTGGCGCCTGCCGGACCTTGCCGAGGCCGAGCGTGGCGACCGACCAGAGCCGCTTGCCGACCTTGCTGCCGAGCAGCCGCCCCCACCACGACCCCTTCACGCCGTGGAGCTGCACCAGGCGTCGCACCGTGACCACTGGTGCGACCAACGCGACCAGCATGAAGGCGATCCCGAAGAGGCTCTCGGCCTTCACGGTACCGACGATGCCGAGGAAGGTGGCCATCACGCCGAGTCCGTTCACGGCGACCGGCCGGTCCCAGAGGCCGCCGAGGCGTCCCGACGGTGCGCGGGTCGTCCCTTCGTCCTCGGCCTCGAGCTGGCGCACGGCGCGGAGCACGGCCTCGCGCGAGTAGCCCCACCCGGCAATGCCGCGGATGGAGGCGACCTGCATCCCCAGCATCAGCACCGTCAGCCCGGCACCGAGCGCGGCGACCATCAGAAAGAGGAAGCTCTCGAGGCCGAGAAAGTTGTGCTCGACCACCATGTCGATCAGCGCGGCGGCGATGCCGGCGCTCAACGTCCCGCCGAGCACGGCGCTGAACTGATTGCCCTGGACCAGCATCTCGCGCGCGAAGCGTTGCAGCGGCACGGGGAGCTGCGGCTCGAGCGCCCGCGCTCCCTGCAGCGCCGCCGCGAACTCCTCCACCGTGGGCCACCGTGCGCC is a window from the Gemmatimonadota bacterium genome containing:
- a CDS encoding GNAT family N-acetyltransferase — protein: MTSDLTLAQRLERTEARSNAAFVEARARLMPEVGAAWQDFEGTYAMFDGVGSPLTQSFGLGVFGEVTDAHLAALEQFFDARGAASQHEMSVLAGNAALAPLAARGYRPIELSTVLCQPVVDAPPAALPPSLRVRAIAADEVDRWAATSAAGWGETPELAAFMLAFGRVAATAAGCVAFLAEWDGEPIAAAAMNLHHGTALLAGAATIPAWRGRGAQAALLGARLHHAARAGCDLAMMAAEPGSTSQRNAERQGFRVAYNRIKWGKE
- a CDS encoding class I SAM-dependent RNA methyltransferase; amino-acid sequence: MPLPAILPCWAVTAPGAELLAAAELRALGIEPGEGEPGGVPFEATAAQLADALLWLRTAVRVTVRLASFTAKSFAELERHGKGVDWASVIPPGTAVHFRVTSKKSKLYHEDGIAERLERSLFAAVSGLTTVRAPSTAEALEDDVTKVPPVLRIVVRVHRDVVTLSADAAGGLLHRRGWRQAVAKAPMRETLAATLLLASGWTPTEPLLDPMCGSGTIIIEAALMARRMAPGRARRFAAEAWPGIAEATWPAARARAAAQELPRVTVPLVGTDRDAGAITASMENAERAGVAGDVEFVRGTLSRLPHDDGTGWIVTNPPYGTRIGERTALRDLYASLGHLVTQRRPQWHLAMISADRMLEGQLGFPLREVLRTTNGGLPVHVMTTSSTAHVNARRPPGRDGG
- a CDS encoding deoxyhypusine synthase family protein, which gives rise to MIDHRSSCSDLSLHQDPPVSAPVSAFLRHHYRHFNAAALIDASTAYTAHLDGGGIMMITMAGAMSTAELGLSLAEMIRQGKVQAITCTGANLEEDIFNLVAHDFYERVPHYRDLTPADEEALLARHMNRVTDTCIPEMEAMRRLETAVLEEWVAADQAGERYFPHEFFYRVLRSGKLEKYYQIDPKNSWMLAACEKNLPIFVPGWEDSTLGNMFTGHVISGDVKNVHTVRTGIEYMMRLAEWYMANSHVPGGIGFFQIGGGIAGDFPICVVPMLHQDLQREDIPVWGYFCQISDSTTSYGSYSGAVPNEKITWGKLRADTPKFIIESDASIVAPLMFALVLGW
- a CDS encoding serine/threonine protein kinase; translation: MFQSENAPSPEFLALQAQVAGRYSLDRELGRGGMGIVFLAREVALDRLVAIKLLPPALAANASLRERFLREARTAAQLSHPHIVPIHAVESHEALVFFVMTYVRGETLGERLRARGALPMAVALRVMQEVSWAIAHAHARGVIHRDIKPDNILLEEGNDRAVVTDFGIAAVGEGDTPVGTAVGTMHYMSPEQAVGAPPDARADVYALGVTAFMALAGRRPFEGAEGRALLAQQAGSDAPSIRSLVPALAAAPASVIDRALARDPGARWPTVEEFAAALQGARALEPQLPVPLQRFAREMLVQGNQFSAVLGGTLSAGIAAALIDMVVEHNFLGLESFLFLMVAALGAGLTVLMLGMQVASIRGIAGWGYSREAVLRAVRQLEAEDEGTTRAPSGRLGGLWDRPVAVNGLGVMATFLGIVGTVKAESLFGIAFMLVALVAPVVTVRRLVQLHGVKGSWWGRLLGSKVGKRLWSVATLGLGKVRQAPTSGEPTAIALGGAIHGLYAALPPGEQKLLAEVPDLIDRLAARALDRADPHSVDAVMGLETLRLDLMKLRAGQIAADGMTADFEKLREVGYRVDAASELQDDR